The Oncorhynchus tshawytscha isolate Ot180627B linkage group LG05, Otsh_v2.0, whole genome shotgun sequence genome includes a window with the following:
- the LOC112251684 gene encoding muscarinic acetylcholine receptor M5-like: MDVKDLKIQNSTFESNTSDIQPVTHNLWEVITIGTVSAIVSLITVVGNVLVMLSFKVNSQLKTVNNYYLLSLAFADLIIGVLSMNLYTSYILMGYWSLGNLACDLWLAMDYVASNASVMNLLVISFDRYFSITRPLTYRAKRTPKRAAIMIGLAWLVSFVLWAPPILCWQYIVGGRTVPADQCQIQFFSEPVITFGTAIAAFYIPVSIMTFLYCKIYRETEKRTKDLAELQGLTTSGHPETVNKPQKTVLLQSCFSSSNDRRDRRNQASWSSSNQSNITKTTTRSDELAWARADQVISFNSYTSSDEETHHPVSAATSQGSSKGQGQTENGQAPAGYGDDEESEYFPTATPPPKKPNKKGISYKFKPVSKDTSSPQNDKKPNTDPKTDPPCLSEPDQTGGQNHHQNSSPSSSTTTKPMDPVLKSQITKRKRMVLIKEKKAAQTLSAILLAFILTWTPYNIMVLISTFCSDCIPVSLWHLGYWLCYVNSTINPMCYALCNKTFQKTFKMLLMCQWRKKRGEDKLYWCGQNPAINSKMT; this comes from the coding sequence ATGGACGTCAAGGACCTCAAGATCCAAAACTCCACGTTCGAAAGCAACACATCAGACATTCAGCCAGTCACACACAACCTATGGGAGGTCATCACCATAGGAACCGTATCAGCCATCGTCAGCCTGATAACAGTCGTAGGCAATGTTCTGGTGATGCTGTCGTTCAAGGTCAACAGTCAACTAAAGACAGTCAACAACTACTACCTTCTCAGCTTAGCCTTCGCTGACCTCATAATAGGAGTTCTGTCCATGAACTTATACACCTCATACATCCTAATGGGCTATTGGTCCTTAGGGAACCTAGCCTGTGACCTCTGGTTAGCCATGGATTACGTGGCCAGTAATGCCTCCGTTATGAACTTGTTAGTCATCAGTTTCGACAGGTACTTCTCCATCACAAGGCCGTTGACCTATAGGGCCAAGAGGACGCCGAAGAGGGCGGCTATTATGATTGGTCTAGCGTGGCTAGTGTCGTTTGTCCTCTGGGCGCCGCCTATCCTGTGCTGGCAGTACATTGTCGGAGGTCGGACGGTCCCGGCAGACCAGTGCCAGATCCAGTTCTTCTCCGAGCCGGTGATCACGTTCGGCACCGCCATCGCTGCGTTCTACATCCCTGTCTCCATCATGACCTTCCTCTACTGTAAgatctacagggagacagagaaacgCACCAAGGACCTGGCTGAGCTGCAGGGCCTCACCACATCTGGTCACCCAGAGACTGTTAATAAACCCCAGAAAACAGTTCTGTTACAGTCCTGTTTCAGCTCCAGCAACGACAGGAGGGACAGAAGGAACCAGGCCTCGTGGTCCTCGTCCAATCAGAGTAACATCACCAAGACCACGACCCGGTCGGACGAATTGGCCTGGGCCCGGGCCGACCAGGTCATATCCTTCAACAGCTACACCTCATCTGACGAGGAGACTCATCATCCTGTTTCCGCTGCAACTTCCCAGGGGTCGTCCAAAGGTCAAGGTCAGACTGAAAACGGACAGGCGCCCGCTGGTTATGGTGATGATGAAGAAAGCGAGTACTTTCCGACCGCCACCCCACCTCCGAAAAAACCCAACAAGAAGGGAATCTCCTACAAGTTCAAACCGGTCTCGAAGGATACCAGCAGCCCTCAGAATGACAAAAAACCCAACACAGACCCTAAAACagaccctccatgtctctctgagcCTGACCAGACAGGAGGACAGAACCACCACCAGAACTCCTCTCCATCATCCTCAACCACCACCAAGCCCATGGACCCCGTCCTGAAGAGCCAGATCACCAAGAGGAAGAGGATGGTCCTCATCAAGGAGAAGAAAGCTGCCCAGACCCTCAGTGCCATCCTCCTGGCCTTCATCCTAACATGGACTCCGTACAACATCATGGTGCTCATCTCCACCTTCTGTTCTGACTgcatccctgtgtctctctggcaCCTGGGCTACTGGCTCTGCTATGTCAACAGCACCATCAACCCCATGTGTTACGCGTTGTGTAATAAGACTTTTCAGAAGACCTTTAAGATGCTGTTGATGTGTCagtggaggaagaagagaggggaggataagcTGTACTGGTGCGGACAGAACCCGGCCATCAACAGCAAGATGACATGA